In Paracoccus sp. TOH, a single window of DNA contains:
- the dapA gene encoding 4-hydroxy-tetrahydrodipicolinate synthase: protein MFKGSLPALVTPFTPDGELDLPALEKLVDWHVAQGSHGLVPVGTTGESPTLSHEEHRKVIEEVVRMAAGRVPVIAGAGSNATHEGIGLVQHAQAAGADAALVVTPYYNKPTQAGLIAHYTALHDASDLPIIIYNIPGRSVIDMLPETMGQLAKLPRIIGVKDATGKLERVSQQRAACGKEFVQLSGEDATALGFNAHGGVGCISVTANVAPKLCAEFQEATLAGDYAKALDYQDRLMPLHEAIFIEPGVAGAKYAMSRLGLISDRVRLPLVGLTDATKARIDAALAHAGLI, encoded by the coding sequence ATGTTCAAAGGCTCGCTGCCCGCGCTGGTCACGCCATTCACCCCGGACGGGGAGCTGGATCTCCCCGCGCTGGAAAAGCTCGTCGACTGGCATGTCGCGCAGGGCAGCCACGGGCTGGTGCCCGTCGGCACCACCGGCGAAAGCCCGACGCTGAGCCATGAGGAACACCGCAAGGTCATCGAGGAAGTGGTGCGCATGGCCGCCGGCCGCGTGCCGGTCATTGCCGGCGCCGGCTCGAACGCCACGCATGAGGGGATCGGCCTGGTCCAGCACGCCCAGGCCGCCGGCGCCGATGCGGCGCTGGTGGTGACGCCCTATTACAACAAGCCGACCCAGGCCGGGCTGATCGCGCATTACACGGCGCTGCACGATGCCAGCGACCTGCCGATCATCATCTACAACATCCCCGGCCGCTCGGTCATCGACATGCTGCCCGAGACCATGGGCCAGCTGGCGAAGCTGCCGCGCATCATCGGCGTCAAGGACGCCACCGGCAAGCTCGAGCGGGTCAGCCAGCAGCGCGCCGCCTGCGGCAAGGAGTTCGTGCAGCTTTCGGGCGAGGATGCCACGGCGCTTGGCTTCAACGCCCATGGCGGGGTCGGCTGCATCTCGGTCACCGCCAATGTGGCGCCGAAGCTCTGCGCCGAGTTCCAGGAGGCGACGCTGGCCGGCGATTATGCCAAGGCGCTGGACTACCAGGACCGGCTGATGCCGCTGCACGAGGCGATCTTCATCGAGCCGGGCGTCGCCGGGGCAAAATACGCCATGTCGCGGCTGGGCCTCATCAGCGACCGGGTGCGCCTGCCGCTGGTCGGGCTGACCGACGCCACCAAGGCCCGCATCGACGCGGCGCTGGCCCATGCCGGGCTGATCTGA